In Phaeobacter gallaeciensis DSM 26640, a genomic segment contains:
- a CDS encoding transposase codes for MGQSRRTFTDEFKAAAVGRLYKPGATQTGVARELGVTSSQLKTWRLEIEAAGSMAALRRQQADAAELDRLRKENKRLKLENEILEKASAFFASRAAKT; via the coding sequence ATGGGACAATCGCGACGAACGTTCACAGATGAATTCAAAGCCGCAGCTGTTGGTCGGCTTTATAAGCCTGGTGCCACACAAACCGGCGTGGCCAGGGAGCTGGGTGTGACGAGTTCTCAGCTGAAAACCTGGCGCTTGGAGATCGAAGCGGCAGGATCGATGGCGGCATTGCGCAGGCAACAGGCGGATGCGGCGGAACTGGATCGTCTGCGCAAGGAAAACAAACGCTTGAAGCTGGAAAATGAGATCCTCGAGAAAGCTTCCGCTTTTTTTGCCTCAAGGGCAGCGAAGACATGA
- a CDS encoding IS3 family transposase, protein MNAKRAFVAAHKTVYPIVQLCRLVGVARSWFYGFVQSQLARDQRHKLRTDRDAELLPKIKEAFSQSKKRYGSKRVHQDLKADGEDVSERRVARIMRENNVTPRPCKRRKPCTTDSNHSLKPSPNLLEQRFACTGQNRVWLTDITYVDTKEGWLYVAAIKDMATREIVGWAMDDHLRSELCCDALNMALGRRGPVPGLIHHSDRGVQYAGSEYRKLLFPGVSCVLHQGPVQRGDLSGVVF, encoded by the coding sequence ATGAACGCGAAACGTGCTTTCGTCGCTGCCCACAAGACTGTTTACCCGATCGTTCAGCTCTGTCGCCTTGTTGGTGTTGCGCGCAGCTGGTTTTACGGCTTTGTCCAGTCACAACTTGCTCGAGATCAGCGGCACAAGCTACGTACCGACCGGGACGCCGAGTTGCTTCCAAAGATTAAAGAGGCGTTTTCTCAAAGCAAAAAACGGTATGGGTCAAAGCGGGTCCACCAGGATCTGAAAGCCGATGGCGAGGACGTTTCGGAGCGGCGCGTGGCCAGAATAATGCGGGAAAACAATGTCACGCCTCGCCCGTGCAAGCGCCGAAAGCCGTGCACCACAGACAGCAATCACAGCCTCAAACCCTCGCCAAACCTACTGGAACAACGGTTCGCTTGCACCGGTCAGAACCGGGTTTGGCTCACTGACATTACCTACGTCGATACGAAAGAAGGATGGCTCTACGTTGCTGCCATCAAGGACATGGCCACGCGCGAAATCGTGGGCTGGGCAATGGACGATCATCTGCGATCCGAACTGTGCTGTGATGCCCTGAACATGGCTCTGGGGCGCCGCGGACCGGTGCCTGGTCTCATTCATCATTCAGATCGCGGCGTGCAATACGCAGGCAGCGAATACCGCAAACTGCTCTTTCCGGGCGTTAGCTGCGTTTTGCACCAAGGTCCGGTTCAGCGGGGTGATCTGAGCGGTGTGGTGTTTTAG
- a CDS encoding helix-turn-helix domain-containing protein, with product MKLREQVGLNIRNLRNSRGLSQEQLALAADLDRSYISEIELAKFSASIDVLERIAHALDIAPKELFNERG from the coding sequence ATGAAATTACGGGAACAAGTAGGGTTAAATATCCGGAATCTAAGAAATTCCAGAGGGTTGAGCCAAGAACAATTAGCATTAGCTGCCGACCTGGATCGTAGCTACATCAGCGAGATCGAACTCGCGAAATTCTCAGCATCGATCGATGTTCTGGAGCGGATTGCCCATGCTCTCGACATCGCTCCCAAGGAACTGTTTAACGAGAGGGGCTAG
- a CDS encoding Arc family DNA-binding protein, which translates to MPEQSSQNQDKFIVRLPDGLRDRIRLAAEANHRSMNAEVVALLEENYPAPVPEKLDDPAARLLFWLAKRIRRRNPKPGTPRDKQAALYERIAGDIAERMKDIGE; encoded by the coding sequence ATGCCAGAACAAAGCTCTCAAAATCAGGATAAATTCATCGTGCGGCTGCCAGACGGCCTGCGCGATCGAATACGCCTCGCAGCCGAGGCCAACCATCGCAGTATGAATGCTGAGGTCGTTGCCCTACTCGAAGAAAACTATCCGGCCCCAGTGCCGGAAAAACTGGACGACCCCGCCGCGCGACTGTTGTTTTGGCTCGCCAAACGCATCCGCAGAAGGAACCCGAAGCCCGGAACTCCCAGAGATAAGCAAGCCGCCCTGTATGAGCGCATTGCGGGCGATATCGCGGAACGTATGAAGGACATCGGCGAATAG
- a CDS encoding Arc family DNA-binding protein, producing MNSRKPMQLRLPQELKEWIKAESDRNGNSQNSEVIRAIRAAKDRRSTRGAIGNINMDQGDNARC from the coding sequence ATGAACAGTCGTAAACCAATGCAGCTTCGGCTTCCGCAAGAGCTCAAGGAGTGGATCAAAGCGGAGTCCGATCGCAATGGAAACTCCCAAAATTCAGAAGTGATCCGCGCCATTCGCGCGGCGAAAGACAGACGTTCTACGCGCGGAGCAATCGGAAATATCAATATGGATCAGGGTGATAATGCGCGTTGTTAA
- a CDS encoding site-specific integrase, with product MTRKSLPKYVYNDRGYLRFIRRSRGISVMMHEEAGTPEFWDHYNRLLKGKPAPAPVKRNFEALILSYYESDAYKKLKPRTRSDYRRYISHIREIWADKDPARIETHHIYELHRANADHWRQANYLVQVMVVLMNHARLIGFIKKEHGNPAKGIPLFKQQSDGWEPWPDDVRAEFEALASKRARLVYELCVGTGQRIGDVVKMKWEHFSDEGFDFTQGKTDKPLWIPLTDRLKAHLDGLARTDGTVVADVKGRPVSYRIVAEEMRTIKKKMKHEKASYYKTHGLRKNATIELYLAGCDDEMVKAVTGHSGVEMLKKYGGPIRQRELAKRAQEARNQMERSKTET from the coding sequence ATGACCCGAAAGAGCCTGCCAAAATACGTCTATAATGACAGGGGCTACCTACGGTTCATCCGGCGTTCGCGCGGTATCTCTGTCATGATGCACGAGGAAGCGGGCACGCCGGAATTTTGGGATCACTACAATCGCCTGCTGAAGGGAAAACCAGCGCCAGCGCCGGTGAAACGCAATTTTGAGGCGTTGATTCTTAGCTACTACGAGAGCGACGCCTACAAGAAGCTGAAGCCTCGGACGAGATCCGATTATCGGCGGTATATCAGCCACATTCGTGAGATCTGGGCCGACAAAGACCCGGCCAGGATCGAAACCCATCACATCTATGAATTGCACCGCGCAAATGCGGATCATTGGCGGCAAGCCAACTATCTCGTTCAGGTCATGGTCGTATTGATGAACCACGCACGATTGATTGGCTTCATCAAGAAGGAGCACGGCAATCCGGCGAAAGGCATTCCGCTATTCAAGCAGCAGAGCGACGGCTGGGAGCCGTGGCCAGATGATGTTCGGGCCGAGTTCGAAGCGCTGGCTTCAAAGAGGGCGCGGCTGGTTTACGAGCTTTGCGTTGGTACAGGCCAACGAATTGGCGATGTCGTGAAGATGAAATGGGAGCACTTTTCCGATGAAGGTTTCGATTTTACGCAAGGCAAAACCGACAAGCCGCTTTGGATCCCGCTCACCGACCGACTGAAAGCCCATCTCGACGGGCTCGCACGAACGGACGGCACTGTTGTGGCTGACGTCAAGGGACGACCAGTGAGCTACCGGATCGTTGCGGAAGAAATGCGCACTATCAAAAAGAAGATGAAGCACGAGAAGGCGAGCTACTACAAAACGCACGGGCTCAGAAAAAATGCGACGATCGAGCTGTATCTGGCTGGATGTGATGACGAGATGGTCAAAGCCGTCACCGGTCACTCAGGCGTTGAAATGCTCAAAAAGTACGGCGGCCCGATCCGGCAAAGAGAGCTCGCGAAGCGCGCTCAAGAGGCAAGAAATCAAATGGAACGAAGCAAGACCGAAACGTGA
- a CDS encoding sirohydrochlorin chelatase: MTSPQAMPTLRPTAIITAHGQPSDPAPQERALAELANAVASLLPEWDIRSATLAMSDRLEQVTPQGALIYPFFMANGWFTSSVLPRRLQGHDVHHLPPFGLDPNLPDLACDALTLACAARGWSLSSTRILLAAHGSARGPKAAEAAEAFATAMRNRLPGTTLATGYVEEDPRIAETARVFEDTAPAQPSLCLPFFAQAGEHVRDDIPNALADAGFGGDTLPVLGALPQVPQLIANALNKALSGPGVTPT; encoded by the coding sequence ATGACCTCTCCCCAAGCTATGCCGACGCTTCGGCCCACCGCGATCATCACTGCGCACGGACAGCCGTCTGACCCTGCCCCGCAGGAACGTGCACTGGCCGAGCTTGCAAATGCAGTCGCATCGCTGCTACCGGAGTGGGATATTCGTTCCGCGACCCTGGCCATGTCTGACCGACTAGAGCAGGTGACACCGCAGGGCGCGCTGATCTACCCGTTTTTCATGGCAAATGGCTGGTTTACCAGTTCTGTGCTGCCAAGACGACTGCAAGGGCACGACGTTCATCATCTTCCCCCTTTTGGGTTGGACCCAAACCTGCCCGACCTGGCCTGTGACGCGCTCACCCTTGCCTGCGCTGCGCGCGGCTGGTCGCTTTCCTCAACCCGCATTCTGCTCGCGGCACATGGATCAGCCCGCGGCCCCAAGGCGGCGGAGGCCGCAGAGGCGTTTGCAACGGCAATGCGTAACCGACTTCCCGGCACGACGCTGGCCACCGGCTACGTTGAGGAAGATCCGCGTATCGCAGAGACCGCCCGTGTGTTTGAGGACACCGCTCCAGCGCAGCCCAGCCTCTGCCTGCCGTTTTTTGCGCAAGCGGGCGAACATGTGCGCGACGATATCCCCAATGCTCTGGCCGATGCAGGCTTTGGCGGCGATACCCTGCCGGTTCTCGGAGCACTCCCGCAGGTGCCACAGCTGATTGCAAACGCGCTCAACAAAGCCCTTTCCGGCCCCGGTGTCACCCCAACCTGA
- a CDS encoding hybrid sensor histidine kinase/response regulator: protein MTEGLIDPHDSLERQNEKLLKITATLMRRVEQDTDASGLAYAQFERAVLLEEEIRSRTRDLERTLDLLNLSNAKLAEANRETEAARANLANAIETVQEGFALFNAEDVLVMCNSRFGMHMPDICADLRPGLRFESYVQLISSSTALSLPAGTSAASWAARRLARHQDRSVMFNVRMTGNRWVQVSEHRTPDGGTVILQTDVTDIMRLQHQERERILDDQARLIRATLEHLNQGVCIFDQQARLVGWNRLMGNLLSIPIGRFRIGSRFESIFEQLRDTFTFAQAEIADQVANWARPRTGLTVGSASAQTTTDQSARAPLSFDIQQGTTRVLTVFMQDMPDGGFVISFTDVTAERQTARAMSEARDTLEQRVLERTLELEDALQAAERANASKSRFVAAASHDLLQPLSAAKLFVAALDSELPDELPKDTLHKAANALDSVETLVSALLDISRLDSGRAEVHKSSVDLDDLLGQLQDEMRPTADAKGLSLRLRPSRARVLSDVTYLRRILQNLISNALRYTDQGGVLIGIRPRRATVRVEVWDTGPGIPDEDRGRIFAEFQRLNATASAADGMGLGLAIVERACALLGHPLTLRSELGRGTVFAIELPRDVSRPQIGKVPPLKAAAPRPVPTQLPQLIALLIVSDTDLRQALSLTMEQWGIDVLTCASEGEARILLTEIELTPDVLLIDLQLGANQSGARVIEGLRRDLGPLPACLISSSPTPDTAALAQRLNAQLFAKPIPTEQLRSFLNALRSPKL, encoded by the coding sequence ATGACCGAAGGCCTGATTGATCCGCATGATTCTCTGGAACGGCAGAATGAAAAACTGCTGAAGATCACCGCGACCCTGATGCGCCGTGTGGAGCAAGATACAGATGCCTCCGGCCTTGCGTATGCGCAGTTTGAACGCGCTGTTTTGCTGGAAGAGGAAATCCGCAGCCGCACCCGCGATCTGGAGCGCACGCTGGATCTGCTCAATCTCTCGAACGCCAAGCTCGCCGAGGCCAACCGCGAGACCGAAGCCGCGCGCGCCAATCTCGCCAATGCCATTGAAACCGTTCAAGAAGGCTTCGCACTTTTCAATGCGGAGGATGTGCTGGTGATGTGCAACAGTCGCTTTGGCATGCACATGCCTGATATCTGCGCTGATCTGCGACCGGGGCTGAGGTTTGAAAGCTATGTGCAACTGATCAGTTCGAGCACGGCCCTGTCGCTCCCGGCGGGCACGTCAGCCGCCAGTTGGGCTGCCCGCCGACTGGCCCGTCATCAGGACCGCAGCGTCATGTTCAACGTGCGCATGACCGGCAATCGCTGGGTGCAGGTGAGTGAGCACCGAACGCCGGATGGTGGCACGGTCATCCTGCAGACTGACGTCACAGACATCATGCGGCTCCAGCACCAGGAACGTGAACGCATTCTGGACGACCAGGCGCGTCTCATTCGCGCCACATTGGAACATCTGAACCAGGGGGTCTGCATCTTCGATCAGCAGGCCCGGCTGGTCGGATGGAACCGGCTTATGGGGAATCTACTATCGATCCCAATCGGGAGGTTCCGCATCGGTAGCCGGTTTGAGAGTATTTTTGAGCAGCTGCGCGACACCTTCACCTTTGCGCAGGCGGAGATCGCTGATCAGGTCGCGAACTGGGCCCGCCCGCGCACAGGATTGACGGTTGGTTCAGCTTCCGCACAGACCACCACTGATCAGAGCGCGCGAGCTCCGCTCTCCTTCGATATTCAGCAGGGCACGACGCGGGTTTTGACCGTATTTATGCAGGATATGCCCGATGGGGGCTTTGTGATCAGCTTCACCGATGTCACGGCCGAACGGCAGACGGCCCGCGCCATGAGCGAGGCGCGCGACACATTGGAGCAACGCGTTCTGGAACGCACGCTGGAGCTGGAAGACGCGCTGCAAGCCGCTGAACGGGCCAATGCGTCCAAATCCCGCTTTGTCGCTGCTGCATCCCATGATCTGCTGCAACCCTTGTCTGCTGCAAAACTCTTCGTCGCAGCTCTGGATAGCGAACTGCCTGACGAACTGCCTAAGGACACGCTGCATAAGGCGGCCAATGCCTTGGACAGTGTGGAAACGCTGGTCTCCGCTCTCCTCGATATCTCAAGGCTGGATTCCGGTCGCGCAGAGGTCCACAAGTCCTCCGTCGATCTGGACGACCTGTTGGGCCAGCTGCAGGATGAGATGCGCCCGACTGCCGATGCCAAAGGGCTAAGCCTGCGACTTAGGCCCAGTCGTGCGCGCGTGCTAAGTGATGTGACCTATCTGAGGCGTATCCTGCAAAACCTGATCTCCAACGCGCTGCGCTACACCGATCAAGGTGGTGTGCTGATTGGCATACGTCCGCGCCGGGCCACCGTCAGGGTCGAGGTCTGGGACACAGGCCCCGGTATTCCCGACGAAGATCGCGGCCGGATTTTTGCGGAGTTCCAGCGCCTTAACGCCACAGCGAGTGCTGCTGACGGTATGGGGCTGGGGCTTGCCATCGTAGAGCGGGCCTGCGCGCTGCTCGGTCATCCGCTGACGCTCAGGTCTGAGCTGGGACGTGGAACAGTCTTCGCCATTGAACTGCCACGCGATGTCTCCAGGCCGCAGATCGGGAAGGTCCCTCCCCTCAAGGCAGCTGCCCCTCGCCCGGTCCCTACGCAGCTGCCCCAACTGATCGCGCTACTGATCGTTTCAGATACCGACCTTCGCCAGGCGCTAAGCCTTACCATGGAGCAATGGGGGATCGACGTGCTGACTTGCGCCAGCGAGGGGGAGGCCCGGATTTTGCTGACCGAAATTGAGCTCACACCGGATGTTTTGCTGATAGACCTGCAATTGGGGGCGAACCAAAGCGGCGCCAGAGTCATTGAGGGTTTGCGTCGCGACCTCGGACCACTGCCCGCTTGCCTCATTTCCTCCAGCCCCACTCCGGACACCGCCGCGCTGGCCCAGCGACTGAATGCCCAGTTGTTTGCAAAACCCATCCCAACGGAGCAACTGCGCAGCTTTCTCAACGCTCTGCGGTCCCCGAAGCTCTAA
- a CDS encoding FIST N-terminal domain-containing protein, with product MKRPAPPRADANPPTVASAETGRALPAMAAALHQSSRITRTGFAAADAPDALARLAQMLAPLDDLELIILFISPQADIHALGAAATRDLAPAQVVGCTTAGEIGEAGYTDGEIVAIGLPRSHFCARVLPIDDLNAYDPQSQIDQIIRNRNDMARETPQWGSEFAFLLVDGLSVKEDALTTDLAPGLGPVPLFGGSAGDSTDFGVTYVLCGGEARQNAAVLLQIRSNCPIKVFNTDHLVPTAQRMVVTGADPARRLVYEINAEPAAREYARLLGKDPEQLTTFTFAAHPVVVRIGGQHHVRAIQQVADTGDLVFFSAIDEGVVLTLAEPLDMVNHLDRALSALGDTRTPDVILACDCVLRRMEAQQKQLTPQISALFAKHRAVGFCTYGEQVNSIHVNQTLTGVAIYPPATDETAARS from the coding sequence ATGAAACGCCCAGCCCCACCCCGCGCCGATGCCAATCCCCCCACAGTCGCGTCGGCTGAGACCGGGCGCGCGCTGCCTGCAATGGCTGCCGCACTACACCAGTCCAGTCGTATCACCCGCACCGGTTTTGCTGCGGCCGACGCGCCCGATGCCCTGGCGAGGTTGGCACAAATGCTGGCACCGCTCGATGATCTTGAGCTGATCATTCTCTTTATCTCTCCGCAGGCCGATATCCATGCGCTCGGCGCTGCGGCGACACGTGATCTGGCCCCCGCACAGGTGGTTGGCTGCACCACTGCAGGTGAAATCGGCGAGGCTGGTTACACAGATGGAGAGATTGTCGCCATCGGCCTTCCCCGCAGCCATTTCTGCGCACGAGTTCTGCCTATTGACGATCTGAACGCCTATGATCCCCAGAGCCAGATTGACCAGATCATTCGCAATCGCAACGATATGGCGCGGGAGACACCGCAGTGGGGGTCCGAATTTGCCTTTCTACTGGTGGATGGACTGTCGGTAAAGGAAGACGCGCTAACCACCGATCTAGCGCCAGGGCTTGGCCCGGTGCCACTGTTTGGCGGATCCGCCGGCGATAGCACCGATTTCGGCGTAACATACGTTCTTTGCGGTGGAGAGGCCCGGCAGAACGCGGCGGTCTTGCTACAGATCCGCAGCAACTGCCCGATCAAGGTCTTCAACACGGATCATCTTGTACCGACGGCCCAGCGCATGGTGGTGACCGGGGCTGATCCTGCTCGTAGACTGGTCTATGAAATCAACGCCGAACCGGCGGCGCGGGAATATGCGCGCCTGCTGGGCAAGGATCCAGAACAGCTCACCACCTTCACCTTTGCGGCTCATCCCGTGGTGGTGCGCATTGGTGGCCAGCATCATGTCCGCGCAATCCAACAGGTCGCAGACACTGGTGATCTTGTGTTTTTCTCAGCCATCGACGAAGGGGTCGTGCTGACATTGGCAGAGCCTCTCGACATGGTGAATCATCTCGACCGCGCGCTTTCTGCGTTGGGAGACACCCGGACACCCGATGTTATCCTGGCCTGCGATTGCGTACTGCGACGGATGGAAGCCCAGCAGAAACAACTGACGCCACAGATATCCGCACTCTTCGCCAAACACCGCGCCGTGGGATTTTGCACCTACGGGGAGCAGGTGAACTCCATCCACGTGAACCAGACACTGACCGGAGTCGCCATCTACCCGCCCGCAACAGACGAGACTGCGGCCAGATCATGA
- a CDS encoding LuxR C-terminal-related transcriptional regulator, with product MTQSSPTRIPTQSGHPEPSESARFVTALIVEDHPLFCDALAMTLRATVGIRTIVTAPTLEQAISEIADTPPPDAVVLDLNLPDVHGMDGLIRLRNATSAPILVVSSMADNRVISAAIHAGAAGFVPKHGQREIYISAFDAIAKGTPFVPPGYVLLPRDSETQDATGRLATLTNQQARILQLICAGKLNKQIAYDLSIAETTVKAHVTAIMRKLGVQSRTQAVLIAKETSFANVLQDLG from the coding sequence ATGACACAGTCGTCCCCCACAAGAATTCCGACCCAAAGCGGTCATCCCGAACCGTCGGAATCGGCGCGTTTTGTCACCGCACTGATCGTCGAGGATCATCCCTTGTTCTGCGATGCTCTGGCGATGACTTTACGCGCGACGGTCGGCATTCGCACGATCGTAACCGCGCCGACACTGGAACAGGCCATTTCTGAGATTGCCGATACACCTCCCCCGGACGCAGTGGTCCTGGATCTGAACCTGCCGGATGTTCATGGCATGGACGGGCTTATCCGGTTGCGCAACGCCACCAGCGCGCCGATACTTGTCGTCTCGTCCATGGCGGACAATCGGGTAATTAGTGCCGCCATTCATGCCGGAGCCGCAGGTTTCGTTCCCAAGCACGGCCAGCGCGAGATTTACATCAGCGCGTTTGATGCAATCGCAAAGGGCACGCCGTTTGTTCCGCCCGGTTACGTGCTGCTGCCCCGCGACAGTGAAACTCAGGACGCGACCGGGCGACTGGCGACGCTGACCAATCAGCAGGCGCGCATCCTGCAGCTGATCTGTGCCGGCAAACTGAACAAACAAATAGCCTATGATCTGTCGATTGCTGAAACCACGGTCAAAGCCCATGTCACCGCAATCATGCGCAAACTCGGCGTGCAAAGCCGTACCCAAGCGGTTTTGATCGCGAAGGAAACCAGCTTTGCAAACGTCTTGCAAGATCTCGGCTGA
- a CDS encoding CoxG family protein: MKLADTRTIAAPRAEVWQGLLDAETLKNAVPGCQEMDGSAEDGFTAVVVQKVGPVKATFRGTVTLSDLDAPNSLTLRGEGKGGAAGFAKGDAHVTLSDGENGQTLLSYEVEAKVGGKLAQLGSRIIDGFAKKMADQFFERFQAAVEADEVAGVEVEANDAGAETPADDAAPRKGWIGRMLGS, translated from the coding sequence ATGAAACTTGCCGATACCCGCACCATAGCTGCCCCGCGCGCCGAGGTTTGGCAGGGGCTGCTGGATGCTGAAACCCTGAAGAACGCGGTGCCCGGCTGTCAGGAAATGGACGGCTCCGCCGAGGATGGCTTCACTGCGGTTGTTGTGCAAAAAGTTGGCCCGGTCAAGGCGACGTTTCGCGGGACCGTGACGCTCTCTGATCTCGACGCGCCAAACAGCCTGACCCTGCGTGGCGAAGGCAAGGGCGGGGCGGCCGGATTTGCCAAAGGGGATGCCCATGTGACTTTGAGCGATGGCGAAAATGGGCAAACTCTGCTGAGCTATGAGGTAGAGGCCAAGGTTGGTGGCAAGCTGGCGCAGCTGGGCAGCCGGATCATTGATGGCTTTGCTAAGAAAATGGCTGATCAGTTCTTTGAGCGGTTTCAAGCGGCAGTTGAAGCCGACGAGGTGGCTGGGGTCGAGGTTGAAGCAAATGACGCGGGCGCGGAAACGCCTGCCGATGACGCCGCGCCGCGTAAGGGGTGGATTGGACGCATGCTGGGCAGCTGA
- a CDS encoding ABC transporter transmembrane domain-containing protein has translation MAGNQAVPTADVEREKSRKVGVLSALWPFMRPYRVLMAMATLALVLTAGLSLTLPLAVRRVVDNFRISEAALLNQYFAAALVIAALLAAGTGLRYALVTRLGERVVADIRKAVFVRVIGMSPAFFEQIMTGEVLSRITTDTTLIQSVLGSSVSIALRNMLIFAGGLVLMLLTSAKLTSLVLLIVPAVIVPILVLGRRLRKISRENQDWIAASSGNAGEALGAVQTVQAYTHEVASRSEFSRLTETAFDVSMRRIQTRAFLTVIVIFLVFSGVVGVLWMGANDVRAGVMTEGTLVQFVIYAVLVAGSVAALSEIWSELQRAAGATERLVELLTAVDQVQDPKSPQALAAPVRGEIRFDNVSFRYPARPQIPALVDVSLTVQPGETVAFVGPSGAGKTTIIQMIQRFYDPTSGAVCLDGMPLRDLQRDDFRKHIALVPQDPVIFAASARDNIRFGRPGASDAEVEAAARAAAAHEFITALPEGYDSQVGERGVMLSGGQKQRIAIARAILRDAPVLLLDEATSALDAESERLVQAAVDELSQGRTTLIVAHRLATVKKADRIVVMEEGRIIATGTHDQLVAEDGLYARLARLQFTDGMAAE, from the coding sequence ATGGCGGGAAATCAAGCGGTCCCGACTGCGGATGTAGAGCGCGAGAAATCACGCAAAGTTGGTGTTCTCTCCGCACTGTGGCCATTCATGCGCCCCTATCGTGTGCTGATGGCCATGGCGACGCTGGCGCTGGTGTTGACAGCGGGCCTGTCGCTGACGCTGCCGCTGGCGGTGCGTCGGGTTGTCGACAATTTCCGGATCTCCGAAGCCGCGCTTCTCAATCAGTATTTTGCCGCCGCCCTTGTGATCGCTGCGCTGTTGGCGGCAGGCACCGGGTTGCGTTACGCGCTGGTTACACGGCTGGGCGAGCGGGTGGTTGCCGATATCCGCAAGGCGGTGTTCGTCCGCGTCATTGGCATGAGCCCGGCGTTCTTCGAACAGATCATGACGGGCGAGGTGCTGAGCCGGATCACGACGGATACCACATTGATCCAGTCTGTTCTTGGCTCCTCGGTGTCGATTGCCCTGCGCAATATGCTGATCTTTGCAGGCGGTCTGGTGCTGATGCTTTTGACCTCTGCCAAGCTGACCAGCCTCGTGCTGCTGATTGTTCCGGCGGTGATTGTGCCGATTTTGGTGTTGGGGCGGCGCCTGCGCAAGATCAGCCGAGAGAACCAGGATTGGATCGCGGCTTCATCCGGCAACGCAGGGGAGGCGCTGGGCGCAGTCCAGACGGTTCAGGCCTACACCCATGAAGTGGCAAGCCGGAGCGAATTCAGCCGCCTGACCGAAACCGCTTTTGATGTGTCGATGCGGCGGATCCAGACGCGTGCCTTTCTGACCGTTATCGTGATCTTCCTTGTGTTCTCCGGAGTGGTTGGCGTGTTGTGGATGGGCGCCAATGACGTGCGCGCAGGCGTGATGACCGAAGGCACGCTGGTCCAGTTTGTGATTTATGCGGTGCTGGTTGCAGGCTCGGTTGCGGCTCTGTCGGAAATCTGGAGCGAATTGCAGCGGGCAGCCGGCGCAACCGAGCGTTTGGTAGAGCTATTAACCGCTGTGGATCAGGTCCAGGACCCCAAGTCGCCCCAAGCGCTTGCAGCACCAGTGCGCGGGGAAATCCGGTTTGACAACGTATCCTTCCGCTATCCGGCGCGTCCACAGATCCCGGCGTTGGTGGATGTTTCCCTGACTGTGCAGCCGGGGGAAACTGTTGCCTTCGTCGGGCCGTCTGGTGCGGGTAAGACAACGATCATTCAGATGATCCAGCGGTTTTATGATCCGACGTCTGGTGCGGTTTGCCTGGATGGTATGCCGTTGCGGGATCTGCAACGGGATGATTTCCGCAAACACATCGCCTTGGTGCCGCAGGATCCGGTCATTTTTGCGGCGTCCGCGCGTGACAACATTCGCTTTGGCCGCCCCGGGGCCAGCGACGCTGAGGTTGAGGCCGCTGCTCGAGCTGCGGCGGCGCATGAGTTTATCACCGCACTGCCCGAAGGCTACGACAGTCAGGTCGGCGAACGTGGTGTGATGCTCTCGGGTGGCCAGAAACAGCGTATCGCCATCGCTCGCGCTATCCTGCGGGATGCGCCGGTGCTGCTGCTGGACGAGGCGACATCCGCGCTTGACGCTGAAAGCGAACGTCTGGTCCAGGCCGCCGTGGATGAGTTGAGCCAGGGGCGGACCACTCTCATCGTGGCGCATCGTCTGGCGACGGTGAAAAAGGCGGATCGTATCGTGGTCATGGAAGAGGGGCGCATCATTGCAACTGGCACCCATGATCAGCTGGTCGCAGAGGATGGTCTCTACGCCCGTCTGGCGCGGTTGCAGTTCACCGATGGAATGGCGGCAGAATAG